From a single Brassica napus cultivar Da-Ae chromosome C9, Da-Ae, whole genome shotgun sequence genomic region:
- the LOC125592579 gene encoding uncharacterized protein LOC125592579 → MDAIQMMPSMRSFMKGLISGKISEESEFMTVSKECSAVLQNRQIKKRGDPGKFVLSIQIGKTIFACSLVDLGSSVNLMPYSVARRLGYTHFKPTKMSLVFAYRSVKSPVGILEDLQVKVGNTSVPADFVVLELEEESKYPLILGRPFLCTVGAIIDVRQGKIDLNLGDIVMQFEMDELLKSRC, encoded by the coding sequence ATGGATGCGATCCAGATGATGCCCTCCATGCGCAGCTTTATGAAGGGATTGATCTCAGGAAAAATATCAGAGGAGAGCGAATTCATGACAGTTTCCAAGGAGTGCAGCGCAGTGCTTCAGAACAGGCAGATAAAGAAGCGAGGAGACCCCGGCAAGTTCGTCCTCTCTATCCAGATTGGGAAGACAATTTTTGCATGCTCCTTGGTTGATCTTGGGTCCAGCGTGAACCTCATGCCTTACTCTGTAGCACGACGTCTAGGATACACACATTTCAAACCAACTAAGATGTCCTTAGTGTTCGCGTATAGATCAGTCAAATCCCCAGTTGGTATACTAGAGGATCTCCAAGTAAAAGTCGGAAACACCTCTGTTCCAGCAGACTTCGTTgttctggagctggaagaagAGTCTAAGTATCCTCTCATCTTGGGAAGACCATTCCTATGTACTGTTGGAGCCATCATTGATGTGCGACAAGGGAAGATTGATCTGAATCTTGGGGACATAGTCATGCAATTCGAGATGGATGAACTACTAAAAAGCCGATGTTAG
- the LOC111212583 gene encoding oligopeptide transporter 7-like, with amino-acid sequence MEESEQVLPLLTKVKDLTNPSPASSSSSCETREEAEVLCLPISSNEEGEEEENSPIREVALTVPTTDDPSLPVLTFRMWVLGTLSCILLSFLNQFFWYRREPLSISAISAQIAVVPLGRLMAAKISDRVFLQGSKCEFTLNPGPFNVKEHVLITIFANAGAGSVYAIHVVTVVKAFYMKNITFFVSFIVIVTTQVLGFGWAGIFRKYLVEPAEMWWPANLVQVSLFRALHEKEERTKGGLTRTQFFVIAFVCSFAYYVFPGYLFQMLTSLSWVCWFFPTSVMAQQIGSGLHGLGVGAIGLDWSTISSYLGSPLASPWFATANVGVGFVLAIYVVVPICYWLDVFKAKTFPLYSSSLFTSEGSKYNITSIIDSKFHLDLQAYEREGPLYLSTFFAISYGIGFAALSATIVHVALFHGREIWEQSKQSFKEKKIDIHTRLMRRYKEVPEWWFWCILAMNISVTIFACEYYIDQLQLPWWGVLLACTVAIIFTLPIGILTAITNQAPGLNVITEYIIGYIYPGYPVANMCFKVYGYISMKQAVLFLQDFKLGHYMKIPPRNMFMAQIVGTLLSCLVYLVTAWWLMETIPNLCDSISNSVWTCPSDKVFYDASVIWGLIGPRRIFGDLGLYKSVNWFFLVGAIAPVLVWLASRMFPRQQWIKLINMPVLISAISSMPPATAVNYTTWLLAGFLSGFVVFRYRPHLWQRYNYVLSGALDAGLAFMGVLLYMCLGLENVSLEWWGNELDGCPLASCPTAANIIVDGCPLYT; translated from the exons ATGGAAGAATCAGAACAAGTTCTTCCTCTAC TAACAaaagtcaaagatctgacaaaCCCATCACCagcctcatcatcttcatcatgcgAAACCAGAGAGGAAGCAGAAGTTCTCTGTTTACCAATCTCCAGCAacgaggaaggagaagaagaagagaactcTCCAATACGAGAAGTAGCACTCACCGTTCCGACAACAGATGACCCTTCATTACCTGTGCTAACATTCCGCATGTGGGTCTTAGGAACTCTTTCGTGTATCCTCTTGTCCTTTCTCAATCAGTTTTTCTGGTACAGAAGAGAGCCTCTCTCAATCTCCGCCATCTCTGCCCAAATCGCCGTCGTGCCTCTTGGTCGTCTCATGGCGGCAAAAATCTCCGACAGAGTCTTCCTCCAAGGGTCAAAATGTGAATTCACGTTGAATCCAG GTCCATTTAATGTGAAAGAGCATGTGTTGATCACTATTTTCGCTAACGCCGGAGCTGGATCTGTTTACGCCATTCACGTCGTCACCGTTGTGAAGGCGTTTTATATGAAAAACATAACCTTCTTTGTCTCTTTCATTGTTATCGTTACCACCCAA gttttagggtttggttGGGCCGGAATATTCAGGAAATACCTGGTTGAACCGGCGGAGATGTGGTGGCCGGCGAATCTTGTTCAAGTTTCACTCTTTAG AGCGTTGCATGAGAAAGAAGAACGTACAAAAGGCGGACTGACACGTACACAGTTCTTTGTGATAGCATTTGTCTGCAGTTTCGCATATTATGTGTTTCCGGGATACTTATTTCAGATGTTGACGTCATTGTCGTGGGTTTGCTGGTTCTTTCCAACATCAGTCATGGCCCAACAGATCGGGTCGGGTCTCCACGGCCTAGGTGTTGGAGCCATAGGACTCGACTGGTCAACCATTTCCTCTTATTTGGGTAGTCCACTTGCTAGTCCATG GTTCGCGACAGCTAATGTGGGTGTAGGATTTGTGCTGGCGATATACGTCGTGGTACCGATATGCTATTGGCTTGATGTGTTTAAGGCCAAAACCTTCCCTTTATATTCGAGCTCTCTTTTCACAAGCGAAGGTTCCAAGTACAATATCACATCCATTATAGACTCTAAATTCCACCTTGACCTTCAAGCTTACGAGCGTGAAGGCCCTTTGTATCTTAGTACTTTCTTCGCCATTAGTTACGGTATTGGCTTTGCCGCTCTAAGCGCTACCATCGTGCACGTTGCTCTCTTCCATGGAAG GGAGATATGGGAGCAAAGCAAACAGAgttttaaagaaaagaaaatagacATACACACGAGGCTGATGAGAAGGTACAAAGAAGTCCCGGAGTGGTGGTTTTGGTGTATTCTCGCTATGAATATTAGCGTCACAATCTTTGCTTGTGAATATTACATAGACCAACTTCAGTTACCATGGTGGGGTGTTCTCTTGGCATGTACAGTCGCCATTATCTTTACACTTCCTATTGGTATCCTCACCGCTATCACCAACCAG gcTCCAGGATTGAACGTTATTACAGAATATATCATAGGATATATCTATCCAGGATACCCAGTCGCAAATATGTGCTTTAAAGTATATGGATACATAAGCATGAAGCAAGCCGTCTTATTTCTTCAAGACTTCAAACTTGGTCACTACATGAAGATTCCACCTAGAAATATGTTCATGGCACAG ATCGTTGGAACACTTTTATCATGTTTGGTGTACCTCGTAACGGCTTGGTGGCTAATGGAGACCATCCCCAACTTATGTGATTCAATTTCTAACTCGGTTTGGACATGTCCAAGCGATAAAGTCTTCTACGATGCATCTGTGATATGGGGACTTATAGGACCACGTAGAATATTTGGAGATCTTGGTTTATACAAATCTGTTAACTGGTTCTTCCTCGTGGGAGCTATTGCTCCAGTTCTTGTATGGTTAGCCTCAAGGATGTTCCCCAGACAGCAGTGGATCAAGCTTATAAACATGCCAGTTCTTATTAGTGCAATCAGCTCGATGCCACCCGCAACAGCTGTGAACTACACAACATGGCTTCTTGCCGGATTCTTATCTGGATTTGTTGTGTTTAGATACAGACCACATCTATGGCAGAGGTATAATTATGTTTTGTCAGGAGCATTGGATGCTGGATTAGCATTTATGGGTGTTTTGCTTTATATGTGTTTGGGACTTGAGAATGTGAGTTTGGAATGGTggggaaatgagcttgatggtTGCCCTTTGGCCTCGTGTCCAACCGCTGCTAATATCATTGTTGATGGCTGCCCACTTTATACGTAA